Proteins from one Mercurialis annua linkage group LG7, ddMerAnnu1.2, whole genome shotgun sequence genomic window:
- the LOC126654914 gene encoding probable indole-3-pyruvate monooxygenase YUCCA8, which produces MENLFSSADHEDFFSRRCIWVNGPVIVGAGPSGLATAACLKEQGVPFVVLEREECIASLWQKRTYDRLKLHLPKQFCQLPKLPFPEDFPDYPTKKQFIQYLESYAQTFEINPKFNECVQSARYDETSGLWRVKTVSTSGASRTEVEYICRWLVVATGENAECVMPEIEGLNEFGGEVIHACSYKSGEKFAGKKVLVVGCGNSGMEVSLDLCNHNASPSMVVRSTVHVLPREIFGKSTFEMAVLLMSWLPLWLVDKLMLLFAWMILGNVESYGLKRPSMGPMQLKNCHGKTPVLDIGTLEKIRSGDINVVPGIKRFSRGQVELVNGEILDIDSVILATGYRSNVPYWLQEGEFFNKNGFPKAPFPNGWKGKSGLYAVGFTKRGLSGASSDAMRISQDISSVWKLETKQQNKRTTACHRRCISQF; this is translated from the exons ATGGAAAATCTATTTAGCTCAGCTGATCATGAAGACTTCTTCTCTCGTCGTTGCATTTGGGTGAATGGACCAGTAATTGTTGGAGCCGGACCTTCCGGGCTAGCTACAGCAGCTTGTCTTAAAGAACAAGGGGTGCCCTTCGTTGTTCTCGAAAGAGAAGAATGCATAGCTTCTTTATGGCAAAAACGTACCTACGACAGGCTTAAACTTCACCTTCCTAAACAATTCTGTCAGCTTCCTAAACTGCCatttcctgaggattttcctgaCTACCCTACAAAGAAACAGTTTATCCAGTACTTGGAGTCGTATGCTCAGACTTTCGAGATCAACCCGAAGTTCAACGAGTGTGTTCAGTCTGCTAGATACGATGAGACTAGCGGATTGTGGCGTGTCAAGACTGTTTCGACTAGCGGGGCTAGTCGTACTGAAGTTGAGTACATTTGCAGATGGTTAGTAGTGGCTACTGGGGAAAATGCAGAGTGTGTAATGCCTGAAATCGAAGGATTGAATGAATTCGGCGGTGAGGTTATTCATGCTTGTTCGTATAAATCCGGTGAGAAATTCGCTGGCAAGAAAGTTTTAGTCGTCGGTTGTGGTAACTCTGGCATGGAAGTGTCTCTTGATCTTTGCAACCACAATGCATCTCCATCAATGGTTGTTCGAAGCACA GTACATGTACTACCTAGAGAAATATTTGgaaaatcaacctttgaaatggCTGTTCTGTTAATGAGTTGGCTACCACTCTGGCTGGTCGACAAGCTTATGCTACTCTTCGCATGGATGATTCTCGGAAATGTCGAGAGTTACGGGCTAAAAAGGCCGTCAATGGGACCAATGCAGCTCAAGAATTGCCATGGAAAAACCCCTGTATTGGATATTGGTACATTGGAGAAGATCAGATCTGGAGATATTAATGTAGTTCCTGGAATCAAGAGGTTTTCACGTGGACAAGTTGAGCTAGTTAATGGAGAAATTCTTGACATTGACTCAGTTATTTTGGCTACTGGATACCGCAGTAATGTCCCATATTGGCTTCAG GAAGGTGAATTCTTCAACAAAAATGGGTTCCCAAAAGCACCATTCCCCAACGGTTGGAAAGGAAAATCTGGCCTGTATGCAGTTGGGTTCACAAAGAGAGGGCTATCTGGTGCATCTTCAGATGCCATGAGAATTTCACAAGACATCAGCAGTGTCTGGAAACTAGAAACTAAGCAACAAAATAAACGAACCACGGCTTGTCATAGACGTTGCATTTCGCAATTCTAA